The following are encoded together in the Streptomyces sp. NBC_01465 genome:
- the yajC gene encoding preprotein translocase subunit YajC, producing the protein MSPITLLPFIVLIGAMFLMTRSAKKKQQAAASMRNEMQPGTGVRTIGGMYATVKEIHDETVTLEVAPGVHAIYAKNAIGAVLVDEEYNRIVHGEDDSAIVPDDASSLTEADETADDAKIDLGKKDAAEDTVDETAPKDDKADGEGDAK; encoded by the coding sequence GTGAGTCCGATCACTCTCCTCCCCTTCATTGTGCTTATCGGGGCCATGTTCCTGATGACCCGCTCCGCCAAGAAGAAGCAGCAGGCGGCCGCGTCCATGCGCAATGAGATGCAGCCCGGTACCGGCGTCCGCACGATCGGGGGCATGTACGCCACCGTCAAGGAGATCCACGACGAGACGGTGACCCTCGAGGTCGCTCCCGGCGTCCACGCCATCTACGCCAAGAACGCCATCGGCGCCGTCCTCGTGGACGAGGAGTACAACCGCATCGTCCACGGCGAGGACGACAGCGCCATCGTGCCGGACGACGCCTCCTCGCTCACCGAGGCCGACGAGACGGCGGATGACGCCAAGATCGACCTGGGCAAGAAGGACGCCGCGGAGGACACCGTGGACGAGACCGCGCCCAAGGACGACAAGGCCGACGGCGAGGGCGACGCGAAGTAG
- the ruvB gene encoding Holliday junction branch migration DNA helicase RuvB, producing MNWDETSGPAARDIDDRLVDSVADGEDQAVEAALRPKDLDEFVGQEKVRQQLDLVLRAARQRGATADHVLLSGAPGLGKTTLSMIIAAEMGAPIRITSGPAIQHAGDLAAILSSLQEGEVLFLDEIHRMSRPAEEMLYMAMEDFRVDVIVGKGPGATAIPLELPPFTLVGATTRAGLLPPPLRDRFGFTGHMEFYEPAELERVIHRSARLLDVEIDGEGAAEIAGRSRGTPRIANRLLRRVRDYAQVKGDGTITREVAGTALAVYEVDARGLDRLDRAVLQALLKLFGGGPVGLSTLAVAVGEERETVEEVAEPFLVREGLLARTPRGRVATPAAWAHLGLVPPQQTGADNGQGGLFRA from the coding sequence GTGAACTGGGACGAGACGAGCGGCCCCGCGGCCCGCGACATCGACGACCGCCTGGTGGACTCCGTCGCCGACGGGGAGGACCAGGCGGTCGAGGCCGCCCTGCGCCCCAAGGACCTCGACGAGTTCGTCGGACAGGAGAAGGTCAGGCAACAGCTCGACCTGGTGCTGCGCGCGGCCCGCCAGCGCGGTGCCACCGCCGACCACGTCCTGCTCTCCGGAGCCCCCGGCCTCGGCAAGACAACCCTCTCGATGATCATCGCCGCCGAGATGGGCGCCCCGATCCGCATCACCTCGGGCCCCGCCATCCAGCACGCGGGCGACCTCGCCGCGATCCTCTCCTCCCTCCAGGAGGGAGAGGTCCTCTTCCTGGACGAGATCCACCGCATGTCGCGTCCCGCGGAGGAGATGCTCTACATGGCGATGGAGGACTTCAGGGTCGACGTCATCGTCGGCAAGGGCCCCGGCGCCACCGCCATCCCGCTGGAGCTCCCGCCCTTCACCCTGGTCGGCGCCACCACCAGGGCCGGACTCCTGCCGCCCCCGCTGCGCGACCGCTTCGGCTTCACCGGTCACATGGAGTTCTACGAGCCCGCCGAGCTGGAGCGCGTCATCCACCGCTCCGCCCGCCTGCTCGACGTGGAGATCGACGGCGAGGGCGCGGCGGAGATCGCAGGACGCTCCCGCGGCACCCCCCGTATCGCCAACCGCCTCCTGCGCCGCGTCCGCGACTACGCCCAGGTGAAGGGCGACGGCACCATCACGCGCGAGGTCGCCGGCACGGCCCTCGCCGTCTACGAGGTCGACGCCCGCGGTCTCGACCGCCTGGACCGGGCCGTCCTTCAAGCTTTGCTCAAGCTCTTCGGCGGCGGACCCGTGGGCCTGTCCACGCTGGCAGTGGCCGTAGGAGAGGAGCGCGAGACGGTGGAAGAGGTCGCCGAGCCCTTTTTGGTACGGGAAGGACTCCTCGCCCGCACCCCGCGAGGCCGGGTGGCGACGCCTGCCGCCTGGGCCCATCTCGGACTCGTACCGCCGCAGCAGACTGGGGCAGATAACGGACAAGGCGGGCTGTTTCGGGCATAG
- the secD gene encoding protein translocase subunit SecD: MAAPNKGRRPAGAQGKPGRSLLLILIAMVAMAGGMFLGGHTTPRLGIDLAGGTSITLKAEPTPGKPNAINKTNMDTAVSIIDRRVNGMGVSEAEVQTQGSDNIIVNIPKGTNSKEARAQVGTTAQLYFRQVLTEAAGTPTPTSTASPTPTASSTGKAKATSSATPTPTASATSQGRAVTDGLKADSTPSPTPTPSASSSASAADAATAAKLQKEFTALDCSTKAGRANASKGALPTDPVVSCSEDGSTKYILGPAELSGTDVDSAKAAISQQNGAWVVNMDFTGKGSKKFQTTTTKLAKATEPQNQFAIVLDGLVQSAPRVSTTLSGSAEISGSFDQKSAQSLANVLSYGALPLTFHEETATTVSAALGGQQLDAGLIAGAIGLALVIIYLVAYYRGLAAIAILSLAVSGILTYEIMTLLGPGIGFALNLPAVCGAIVAIGITADSFIVYFERVRDEIRHGRTLRPAVERAWPRARRTILVSDFVSFLAAAVLYIVTVGKVQGFAFTLGLTTLLDVVVVFLFTKPVMTLIARRQFFADGHPWSGLDPKRLGAKPPLRRSRTAASAHTDPKEA; the protein is encoded by the coding sequence GTGGCAGCACCGAACAAGGGCCGAAGGCCGGCGGGGGCCCAGGGCAAGCCGGGACGTTCCCTGCTCCTGATCCTGATCGCCATGGTCGCGATGGCCGGAGGAATGTTCCTCGGCGGGCACACCACGCCCCGCCTGGGCATCGACCTCGCCGGCGGTACGAGCATCACGCTCAAGGCCGAGCCGACGCCGGGCAAGCCGAACGCGATCAACAAGACGAACATGGACACCGCGGTCAGCATCATCGACCGGCGCGTCAACGGCATGGGCGTTTCCGAGGCCGAGGTCCAGACCCAGGGCTCGGACAACATCATCGTGAACATCCCCAAGGGGACGAACTCGAAGGAAGCTCGCGCGCAGGTCGGTACCACCGCCCAGCTGTACTTCCGGCAGGTCCTGACCGAGGCCGCGGGCACGCCGACGCCGACGTCCACCGCTTCGCCCACGCCGACCGCCTCGTCCACCGGCAAGGCGAAGGCCACCTCGTCGGCAACGCCCACCCCGACCGCCTCCGCGACCTCTCAGGGCCGTGCGGTCACCGACGGTCTGAAGGCGGACTCCACGCCTTCTCCCACGCCGACCCCTTCGGCGAGCTCCAGCGCCTCGGCGGCCGATGCCGCCACGGCTGCGAAGCTGCAGAAGGAGTTCACGGCGCTCGACTGTTCCACCAAGGCCGGCCGCGCCAACGCGAGCAAGGGCGCCCTGCCCACCGACCCGGTCGTGTCGTGCAGCGAGGACGGTTCCACGAAGTACATCCTCGGCCCGGCCGAGCTCTCCGGTACCGACGTCGACAGCGCCAAGGCCGCGATCTCGCAGCAGAACGGCGCATGGGTCGTCAACATGGACTTCACGGGCAAGGGCTCGAAGAAGTTCCAGACGACCACCACCAAGCTCGCCAAGGCGACGGAGCCGCAGAACCAGTTCGCGATCGTCCTCGACGGCCTGGTCCAGTCCGCCCCTCGCGTCTCCACGACGCTCAGCGGCAGCGCCGAGATCTCCGGCAGCTTCGACCAGAAGTCGGCCCAGAGCCTCGCCAACGTCCTGTCCTACGGCGCCCTTCCGCTGACCTTCCACGAGGAGACCGCCACCACCGTGTCGGCCGCCCTTGGTGGCCAGCAGCTGGACGCCGGTCTCATCGCCGGTGCGATCGGCCTCGCGCTGGTCATCATCTACCTGGTGGCGTACTACCGCGGCCTGGCCGCCATCGCGATCCTCAGCCTCGCGGTCTCGGGCATCCTCACGTACGAGATCATGACGCTGCTCGGCCCGGGCATCGGCTTCGCGCTGAACCTGCCCGCTGTCTGCGGTGCGATCGTCGCGATCGGTATTACCGCGGACTCGTTCATCGTCTACTTCGAACGAGTGCGTGACGAGATCCGGCACGGCCGTACACTCCGTCCGGCCGTCGAGCGTGCCTGGCCGCGTGCCCGGCGCACCATCCTCGTCTCCGACTTCGTGTCGTTCCTGGCCGCCGCCGTGCTCTACATCGTGACGGTCGGCAAGGTGCAGGGCTTCGCGTTCACGCTGGGCCTCACCACCCTGCTCGACGTTGTGGTCGTCTTCCTCTTCACCAAGCCGGTCATGACGCTGATCGCGCGCAGGCAGTTCTTCGCGGACGGTCACCCGTGGTCCGGTCTCGACCCCAAGCGCCTCGGTGCCAAGCCCCCGCTGCGTCGTTCCCGCACCGCCGCCTCCGCTCACACCGACCCGAAGGAGGCGTGA